The Amblyomma americanum isolate KBUSLIRL-KWMA chromosome 3, ASM5285725v1, whole genome shotgun sequence genome window below encodes:
- the LOC144123660 gene encoding sodium channel protein type 5 subunit alpha-like: MDIEGVDRQPRPEANMWSLLYFAIFLVIGAFLVFNLFVGVVIDNFYAKKRQLEEDRSEPTASEGQRRYAASLRRLLAQRPVSLVARPADKVRGFLYDVAASRELAVASAALALLNGALLASERHEWNGRQRSALGRAHLVFLGAHAAELLLRVAAAGASFFAAKWNQFELCTLALSLLGQ, translated from the exons ATGGACATCGAGGGCGTCGACCGGCAGCCCCGGCCGGAGGCCAACATGTGGTCGCTCCTCTACTTCGCCATCTTCCTGGTCATCGGCGCGTTCCTCGTGTTCAACCTAttcgtcggcgtcgtcatcgacaacTTCTACGCCAAGAAGCGCCAG CTCGAGGAGGACCGGTCCGAGCCGACGGCCAGCGAGGGTCAGCGCCGCTACGCGGCCTCTCTGCGGCGCCTGCTCGCACAGAGGCCCGTCAGCCTGGTGGCCAGGCCGGCCGACAAAGTGCGGGGCTTTCTCTACGATGTCGCCGCCAGCAGAGA GCTGGCCGTGGCGTCGGCGGCGCTCGCTCTGCTCAACGGCGCGCTGCTGGCGTCCGAACGCCACGAGTGGAACGGCCGGCAGCGGTCGGCGCTGGGCCGCGCGCACCTCGTCTTCTTGGGGGCGCACGCGGCCGAGCTGCTTCTTCGGGTCGCCGCTGCGGGCGCTTCTTTCTTCGCTGCCAAGTGGAATCAGTTCGAGCTGTGCACCCTGGCGCTCTCCCTGCTCGGTCAGTGA